ttgcttgccttgacctacaacataaccaagatacgtcacagtgacatggccaaattcacttttagccaagttaactgtaaggttagccttggaaagtctttcaaacaacctttctaacgcagagatgtgatcttccaaagtatcattcccagtcactaagtcgtcaatgtaggcatctgtatgttttaacccatgaatcactgaattaatcattctttgaaatgttgccggagcatttttcattccaaatggcaaaacattgtattcatacaatccagaaggggttacaaaggctgaaatctcccttcctccatctgttaatggaacacaccagtacccttttaataggttaatctttgtaagaaattttgcctttcccactctgtctatgcaatcatccaccctaggaatagggtaagcatctgactttgttacagcattcactttcctgtaatctgtgcaaaatctaacagttccatcaggtttaggtacaataacacagggcgaactccaatttgaagtagaatgtctaataatatcattttccaacatgtattttatctcctgatcaacaagtttatttttttccacattcattcgatatgggtgttgtttgattggttttgcatccccaacatcaacatcatgggtaattatcgatgttctgtttggaacatctgggaacagatttttaaattttaaaattaattctctcatctgttgtttttgtgaaacttgtaaatggtccaactttgtttcaaggttctccaggatattttggttttttagtttcgatggaacaatatttggtctaaattggccttcatcaacatcaacatcaggcattctagaaacaacctttacaccatccaccaaggccacaaatgaatccctctcataataaggttttagcatgtttacatgacagagttgtgttttcttgcgtctatctggtgttttgattatatatgttagatcagtcactcgagattcaataacataaggtccagaaaaacgagattgcaatggattattttggctagggaaaaataccaacaccttttgccccactgcgaatgtcctaggccgagcacgtctatcaaaatatgtcttcattcttatctggcttgttttcaaattctctctcgctagctggcagactctctccaaccgagttttaaatttttggacatagtccaacagactcaagtgcacttcctcattaacccattgctctcttaacaactccaaaggtcctctcaccctatgtccaaatacaagctcaaacggactaaatcctattgactcctggattgattctctaacggcaaacaaaagtaaatgaataccttcgtcccaatccttggtgttttcaaagcaataagtcttcagcatatttttgagagtagaatgaaatctctccagagctccttgagattctgggtgatatgcagatgatacaatctgctttgctcccagctcatagactatttgttgaaaaaaatttgacataaaattactaccttgatcagattggatttcttttggcaaaccaaacaaggtaaaaaattttaaaagagcctttgacaccgtcttggccttaatatttctaaggggtattgccgctggaaatctagaagtggcacacatgatggttaacaaatactgatttccagtcttagactttggtaaggggccaacacagtccacaatcaccttcgaaaagggttcaccaaaagcaggaattggtttcaatggagccacggggggtttttgatttggttttcccaccatctgacatgtgtgacaggttcgacaaaacatcaccacatcttttcccaaaccaggccaatagaattgtttcaagatcttccctacagttttattcacaccaaaatgaccacccaaaggcatactatgggccaggtttaaaatttcatccctataaacttggaacaacaacctgatgaattacttcccattcctcattaacaggaacatgaggaggtctccatttcctcattaacactccatttttgacataatatccaattggcactttttcaatctcctcacatgagagtgctttttctttcaattctgtcaactcaggatcctttgtctgttccaccataaaatccttcctcgacaaagataaatctttaaattcaggctcactataaggatgttgatcctccagtgaagacagaaaagtctcagataaggcatcataattttcttcctgtttaggactgtcacaaggaaccacatcagactgcatcggactgtctgtcttggctaattctttagctctagctcgagtcaccgcacatgatgggtaaacatctgaatcgttctcagactcatcaatccttggtttggttgttaaccgtaccacaggaacaatttctccatctgcaaggtcatttcccaataacaagaaactccttccactggcaaactaggtcttatccctatctcgactggtccttctacgaactttgactttaaaatcaccctgtgaaaagggacagacatggtctcacctgtaacgcctcgtactagatttacttcaccagtgtcactttcttcaccaaaatttaaaacactgtccagcaagagagattgactagccccagtatctctaagaattttcactggcacctggggtgactcatcattcagtgaaacaaaaccctctgatatatacgaacggaattcttttctcacctcctccaacttttctgcttttccctcttgcaaggactgatctttaacaacgtctcctaaacctttttgatttttaattgcctgaaagcaagcattgggcacagcttccttccttttcttcaaaagggcacaattagatatcacatggccaggtttcctacagtaataacaagtacgctcaacaggtttctccagccctggcttcttttcatcttttcctttttgattacctcccaatttaatctccggtttacctggattgtccttgtaactcttttgaaaggttttaggtggtccccatttggatttatgggttaaagcataatcatctgccaacctagcagtttcttgtaaagtttccactgccttttcatttaaatatgttgttaattcagctggaacacatcttttaaagtcttccactagtatcaattctgtcaatttatcataatccccatctacatttttagccaggcaccatcgttcaaaacatattctctttccattggcaaattccatataagtctgatctgcagatttcctcaagtctctgaatttttgtctataagcctcagggaccaattcataggccttcaaaatagcttgttttaccttggtataatcagctgcatcctcagcagacaaagcagaataagctttttgagctttacctttaatcacactctgtaccataagagcccatcctttccttggccagtttgaactcacagcaaccttttcaaaatgttggaaatactgatcaacctgatcttcttcaaaaggagggactaatcgaacctcccctgctggctgaaaaaccatcatcagaatcagattccaaactctttctgcttcatttgtaactcatgctgcctctgtttttcttctcctctgcctcaaagtttaaccgaattagttcccgttaccgttcagcctctaacttcatccgagttatctcttgttcagtctctaatttcttttgttcggcctctaatctcttttcctcttgttcagcctctaatctctttgctctcgttcagctctatctttaactgggtttgctctcattcggcctctaatctcttttgctctcgttcagcttctaatttcttttgttctcgttcagctctatctttaactgggtttgttctcgttcagcctctatcttgccagctgcacctgtgcctcagaaattgctatttcactgcaggaaactgttttaacacttccttctcaaacaccttcttttccacataatggtcagctatcagtctctgaatatctgcctttctcatagactgctttacttctgtaaggtttagcttgtagcaatctttatcaaatcatcctttttcgccacctccaatcccttttgggttggtgactccaaaaatgccttaatatccattgctgctggtttccacacacacaagccaattaaaaagaatttatcaaacctccctcaaaaatctttggattgaatcctgaacaaatctcgtcaatctggggaacgatcccagacgacactcgttaatctttggattggatcccggacgaatctcgttaaccttgggaactatcctggacgagcccccaattttgtcacgaaccagcaacaaaagaaccacactgagcatgattcagtgttaaaaactattttattaatcactacttatgataatacgtaaaataaaagtaaaaatgttagtatgttagaattcaaaaatgttaaaccttgaacgttaaccccaaaactaaactcgtcgtgtgtgtgtgtgtgacaaagtccaaaactcccagttccggaatggttcttaaagttcagttccgcaagccataaggtgaaacatgagcaagggcttcttcaacaaccaccgttgtctgaagataagatgtagatgtagaaaaacatagagagagtacatacgaaatccaaatgttccacgatggaacccaaacgacacttcagcgtttactcggtagtgacttcctcaccccgaaaagcatccgaaccgtggtcgtccacacacaaatacctgtttccttctacaggtcagcaacaaagtgaactccaccggattacttccaacttccatacatggatttcagtggcaaacacagttattgtttctcatccatcgatatagaaaacaagcaggctggtgtctctctcccttctctctctctctctctctctctccttcttctgacttcaacaacgtcattacgtcctttatcttctattgacataagcacgccccacacacacatacacacacactctctatcttaaagggactttcactgagtccgtaacaaaccTTACcctcaaagaatacagatctaatgcaggcaaatgaggttAGTGTacatgggtaaaaaggtcagcatggatatggtgggccaaagggcctgtttctgcgctgtacatcTCAATGATTCCATGAAAACTGCTGATAAAGATGGAACAGTGAGCTTCTGTGGTGTAAGCTTCCCCTATTCTGATGTCTGCCGCTGACAGGCGTTAATGCAAAGAAATTTTTGGAATCCAGCAAATATCTCATTCATCTAGTTGATCAGTTCTCACAGACTTTCAAATGAAGAAAAATCATTTTTCGctaatattttaaacaacttACAGTGGGTAAAATAAATATTGGAACATATACTGGTTGAACAACCAATCATATTGAAAAATTCTCACAGGTAGCAAAccagaaagaaaaagaacaacTCTCAGTTAATACGTGCAACATTTTGCGGGAGGTAAAATAAATATTGGAGTAGACACATAAGGTTTATGCTGCAGTTGAAATATGATATTTTAGAAAAGTAAAAgattagatttttaaatatttacccaAAGAAATTACAACTCACAAATAATGACAAATCTACAAGCCAGAGTTTGCAAAACAGTACAGCAATTGCAGtttaggagcaacacacaaggtgcgggctgcctgacctgctgagttcctccacccccttgcgtgttgctccagattccagcatctgcggtctcttgtgtctccattgtaattTCGGATGCCACTAAAACAACTCACAGCAAAGAATAACATTTCCAGAAAGTGGATTGGGAATCTGCTTGTAAGCTAGGCATGTGTGGAAATCCTTTAGCTTCTGATGCGAACAGTTTCAACTTTTACAGCATTACCACTCCAAATTCTGgcccatgaccatattgaattttatttcaatctGCCATTATTACAACAAGCACCAGAAGCAGAGTCCTTATGCTACAGttactcaatttaaaaaaatgaaatctaaaAGCAAACTTCCTTTGAAGTAACAATAGCAGAATAATCcaaatgtaaaaacaacaggTTTGCATCAGCTTTTGATGAAAGTGGCGGCAAACATTGAGTCTGGGGAAATGCATTGAGCTTCTTTGCTCGCAGCAGCTGAAGCGCCTGTTTGAATAAAGTTGTGTGAAACAGCGATGGCGGCGTCCAGGATGAGGCGGTGGTTGGTGCCGCTCGCCTTTGGTGTGACTCTCCTGAAGTGCCTGCTTATCCCCGCTTAGTAAGAGCTGCCCCTGGTCGGAGGCTTTATCTGTACAGACCGGGTTTGGGTCATTTACAATGTTATTTTCCGTCTTTCGGGCGGCtctgtggaggggggaggagcccGCAGACGCAGCCACTGTCGTGTCAATTGGTTCTCAATGAATGTTGTCGAAAATCAAGTAACGTGCTTTAAGGGCTATTTATTTATGCTGAATTTAATTGTCAGCTGTTAGAAGATATTAATGCAATGATTTGGCTTAATTGCTGCCATCATACTAGTTCCTTGCCCCTTTCCAGAAGCCATTGGttgcttttcttttaattaatccataagagaggcacagatagagtaggcaactggtatctttttcccaggactgaaatgtctAACATTAgggggtatgcatttaaggtgagagggggcaagtttttttttaaacacagggagtggtaggtgcctggaatgtgctgccaggggtggtagtggaggcatatacgacagaggtgtttaagaggctcttagataagcacatgaatgtgcagagaatggagggataggggccttgtgtaggcagaagaaattagttgatttaggtgtttaattactagtttaattagttcagtacaatatcgtgagctgaaaggcctgttcctgtgctgtactgctccacattctatgttctgtctgggctgaggatgacttacttcttcATTTCTGATGAGCCCAGTGTTGGATCTGACTCCAGATCCACTGGCAGGTTAGGCAATCTAATGTTAGATTCTCTCCCACTGTGTTGAGGCCCTAATTTGACTCAGTTAGTTCTAATGTGCATTCACACACCtaataccagactcccaaaacagacacctctgtcacagcaagaaatccctgggtggacagaggaaaagatttgacAATGTTCTCGGGATTCCTTGAATAAGTGTAATATCCTCACTGAGTTGTGGGAATCCCTGACTCGTggctgttcaaagtggagaattcagatggcagtgaaaactTCCATTTGTCAGCATCATACAGAAACTTGCCACCTCTCAAACGACACACCTTCATGTCTCATTAAGTACTCCCGCTCCACCTGTGGTAGAGTCAGTGGGTCCCCCAATGACCTTATCAGTCACCTTAGAACCCATAAAACTGGAACAAAAGCCAGTTATCCTTGATCTCAAGGGTCTGCATGAGAAGGCTATAGTTACCCAGCATATCATTATAATGAAATGAAAGGTTGTATCTTTCAAGCAAAATTAGCAAATCTCATCCCAAGCCTTGAGTAAAACTAACATTGTACATCATTTTTATGAAATACAGTaatgttaaaaatgaaaatttagcTATGTTGTTTTCATGATCTCTGCATGAATGTTGTTATATTTTAGTATTTGCGTGTAATTGATATTTAGGCTTCTTGCAGCAAAATGGCTGACCATGAAATGAGAACTAATTATGTGCATTTATGATTTCCACAATCTTATTTGGCAAATATACATCATCAATCTAGTTCCACGAAATACTTAATTACTTATTTCACTTATAGTCATTCAACAGACTTTGAAGTCCACAGAAACTGGCTGGCCATTACTTACAGTTTACCTGTTTCACAGTGGTATTATGAAGTAAGTGTTTATGATTTAAGGTTAGCTCTCCTAATGTGTAACGATTGAAGGAGATTTGTGTTCATTAACAATGTAATTATTCCTAGTATTTCCTTTCAGTCATGGGTGTGGAAGGTCTATCATCTTGTTTTATTTGACGCATTCTGAAGAACTCAGTCCAGTCCGTTTTCTAAATATGTTCAAATTTCTTTCTCTAGAATTTCATTCCAAAAGCTAAGCCATTTTGTGTGAAACTTTCAGTCCCAAATGTGCTTTTTGTTGattttaacctgtgccctctgttcTGCAGTCACAGTTTAACTTGAATTTCCTAAAATCATAACTCTTACCTCACTTACTCACACTCCTCCAGAAAAGAATGCTTCTTTGATTCTACTTTTTTACGAACTTATTAATTATTACTTAATGATTTAGTCCCCAAATGTGACAGATCAGCCTTTTCCCCTTTCTTTGTACTTTTGATTAGCTAAGGTCTGATTTGTGCCTGGGCATGATATTCAAGGTGTATTTAGAGCAAAACTGGACAATTTCAATTGTTGACCAAATAAATCCAAATGTCTTGTTTATCCTGCCTCATAATGTCATGTACAATTCCATACAGTATCAGCAACATTCATTGTACCAAATCCAACAAATGCTGCATGTCTCATGATACTTATATAACTTCAGTAAATGTTGTATCTCAATTCATATAAAATGCTGAATTACAGTTGCAATTTATTGGATAAAATATAACATATtctattttctccctttttctccCAATTCCTCACCAttcttccacccttccctccctactCCCAAAATCTAGGTGATTTCAGAATGGACGTTGGATTATCCACCATTTTTTGCATGGTTTGAATACCTCCTCTCCCTCATTGCACAATTTTTCGATAAGGAAATGCTGGTTGTCCAGAACCTTAATTATGCCAGTAACGCAACTGTACTGTTTCAGCGACTTTCAGTGATCACCATGGATATAGTATTCATTTATGGAGTAATAGAGTATGTCTTAACATTGCCtttatatttatattaaaatTTTAGACTGTCCTTTataggagtcatagagttatacaatacagaaactggcctttcagcctatcatgtccatactgacctttttgacCACTtctgctaatcccattcacctgcattaggaccatatccttcaatgtcttgcctatttaagtgtctgtctaaatgcctcttaaacatagtgactgtatctcATTccactcctctggcagtgcattccaaatatcaaccactctctgtgtaaaaataaaaacagccaTAAAATCCCCtttatatagaacattacagcacagtacaggccctttggcccacaatgttgtaccgacattttatcctgatataagatctatctaaccttcccgCCCACGTTGCCCcatatttctctatcattcatatgtctatctaggagtctcttaaatatctttgccctctcattcttgataCTCTTTACCAggggaaaatgattttgactatctaccctatcaatgcctttcataatcttgtatacttctataggtcactcctcaacctctggggaaaagaagcccagcctgttgagtctctccccataactaaggtcCTCCAGTCCAGGAGAATATCCAGCACACCTGCACtctccctatagtgtggtgacaggaactgcacccaatactcgaagtgtggcctaaccacttgtaaaattgcaacatagcatcccaattcttacattctgtgccctgacctctaaaggcaagtataccatatgccttcttccgcacccaatccacctgtgttgccatgtTCAGGGAACTATTGACTTagacctctaggtctctctgttcatcatcaTTCtttagtgccctatcattcactgtatatgtcctaccccaactgacttcccaaaatgtgtcacctgGTATTTGTTGCgattaaattccacctaccaACGCTCTGCTCCACTTTCCAACTGGTTAGCTGTGTAGAAAGTAATCACAGAATATTTGGCAAATATTCACCTTTTGGAAATGAATCATCTCTGAATGTTAAAGGTACTGATTTTGACAAAATACACTTTCCATTACTCTTCTTGGGATACAGGTTTATGATTATCGGCAATGTTCTGTTATTCTTCTCAAATTATCGTTCCTCATCCATAGTCTATTTAACTATGGACGCTCAGTTGTGATCTCCCTGATGTCCATATGTATACTTCTGGCACAGATGACTCTTCTGATTTATACTCAGTTTTTCATCTCTAACAACACTGACGCTCAGACATGCGTGGAATTGAATTTTTGCAGCACTGCTCAGTGTCATGTTGGACTGTGCATTATTTACTAAGCCATTGAAGGAGCACTGTTTTAATTGCTCATAGTCAAGTCAGCTCAGTGAGCAGTGTACCTGCTCAACTTAAGTTAAAATCATTCTTGTCAGTTCCGAAAGGGTGCCTGTTATTCCTACTTATTCATTATGCCTTGGTTCAGACAATTCAGTCTGCACTGGGTTGAGTGATTTAAGAAACAGCTAATGGAAGACGATCATGGTTCTCATTGTCTAGTTGTTAGAAAGCAATATTTGTCAGGAAGTTGACAGATATTTTGTCTCGCAACTATGCAGTCTAGTTCTcagtgaagcaaaaacagaaagtcTATAATCAATATTAATATACTTTTTTGTCTGTACTATTTTAAAGGTGTTGTAAGAACATAAATAGgacaaaggaatcaaaggaaataCTGGAGAAGCCAGATTTCATACTTGCAGTGCTGTTACTTTGGAACTTTGGATTATTGATTATTGATCGTATCCTTGCATTATAAGTACACCTTTTAAAACAACCAAGCAGCGGCAgcaagatttttattttcttgacatttcaaaatattcCTGTCTTTATCAGGCCCCCTGCATCACACAGAGTAAGGAAATGGTAACCTGCTGGCAAAGCTCTGTCCCTAGCTGCTGAGGAAAAGCAAAAACCAAAGTGccacagatactgaaaatctgtaaCAAACACCCTTTTTTTTGGTGAATTGGATATCTTAATTGTGGATATCTTAataatattgttttgttttaattttattttgactaATAGTTTTGTTGTGGCTCCATGGAATGATGGGATGTTGTAAATATTCTGAAATCTCAGATACTGCTGGGTGTCTGAGTAGAACTTACTTGGAAGGGTGATACTCACTGTTATCACAGCTCAAAGGAGATTCACTTGGAATGATGCTGGTAAAAGCTGAGAGCAGATTTGCTCTCTCAGATTTGGATGATGAAGACCATGAGGAGAACcgagaaagagaaaatattgcCTATATCTTTAAAAGAAATGATTGTAtgtatttctttctctttctgtcagCTCTTTTATGAATACGCATCCAATGTATTATTTCTTAATGCAAACCTAGATATTCATTTTCAATACAATGGCTTCTTATTTGGCTTGTTGCTTCTTTCCATTGCAAGGATGTTTCAGGTAATTTGGGAAATATAGTATAATAACATGTCACTAATGGCATGGGTCAGTTGGCAGCACTGTCATCTCTAAATAACAAGGCTCTAACGACAAGTCCCATTGCAGAGGCTTGAACGTAAAATCAAGGCTGAAAATTCGGTGCAATCCTCGGGTACAACAGATGATGCTGCAGTTTTTTAGAAGTGACATTGAGTCAGGGTTCTCCCAAGTCTTTCAAGTGCATGTTAAATATCCCAGAGCACTATTCCAAGGAATAGCAGGCAGTTATCCTAGTCAGTATTTatatctcaacccaaaatatctcaatcaacatcacaaaatcaaaaaatctgattGTTAGCCTATTGCTGCTTGTATTAGTTCGTTGTAGGCAAATTAGCTACTCCATTTCCTGTACTGAAGTAGAGACTACACTTAAAAAGTACATTACTGGCTCTAAAGCAGCTTGGCATTTTGTCAAGAGAGGCAGGATGGTTCAAGGTCTGAAAGATGAAGTTTATTCAAACAATTGAATATTATTCCCATTCAGTTGTTGTCCATAGCATCTATCAATTTCATTATTCTGAACAGATTTCATACTCAGTAAttttagaaataataaaaaaaacagtaatggAACACttgaaatatttgatttttattaCAGGGAAGACATCTGGAAAGTGCTTTGCtgtttgcagtcctgatgaactTTAAACATATTTTTCTTTATGTGGCACCTGCTTATGGTATTTACCTGCTACGTTCATACTGCTTCACTGGGAATAAACAAGGTACTAAGCTCATTTTTCCAACAGCGTAAGATTAAGGTACAATTTAGTTCGATTCTTTACTTGACTTTCAGTTGTAAGCGAAAAAGCAAGGACAAATTATCAGGATTGGTCTCAGAGGTTTCTGAGGGGGGGGAATATAAAAAAGGTATAGAAATTTTATACTAAAACATTGTATTTGCAGCATAATCATATAAAAATTACAGATGTGGAAGGCCATAATAATTCACCTATTCATATCGC
The sequence above is drawn from the Pristis pectinata isolate sPriPec2 chromosome 11, sPriPec2.1.pri, whole genome shotgun sequence genome and encodes:
- the alg8 gene encoding probable dolichyl pyrophosphate Glc1Man9GlcNAc2 alpha-1,3-glucosyltransferase; this encodes MAASRMRRWLVPLAFGVTLLKCLLIPAYHSTDFEVHRNWLAITYSLPVSQWYYEVISEWTLDYPPFFAWFEYLLSLIAQFFDKEMLVVQNLNYASNATVLFQRLSVITMDIVFIYGVIECCKNINRTKESKEILEKPDFILAVLLLWNFGLLIIDHIHFQYNGFLFGLLLLSIARMFQGRHLESALLFAVLMNFKHIFLYVAPAYGIYLLRSYCFTGNKQDGSIQWRSFSCSRLFALGFLVCSVFVASFGPFIAMGQLPQVLARLFPFKRGLCHAYWAPNFWAMYNVVDKVLSVIDVKLQLLDPAKISKASMTGGLVQEVPACCPSPLCHHWQRWSAHCSQ